The following nucleotide sequence is from Lysobacter panacisoli.
TCGGCCCATTCGTCCCAGATGCTGACCTTGTTGTCCTTCAGGTAGGCGACATTGGTGTCGCCCTGCAAGAACCACAGCAGCTCGTGCACGATCGAGCGCAGGTGCAGCTTCTTGGTCGTGACCAGCGGGAAGCCCTGCGACAGGTCGAAGCGCATCTGCCAGCCGAACACGCTGCGCGTGCCGGTGCCGGTGCGATCGGCCTTGTCGGTGCCGTGTTCGAGGACGTGGCGGAGGAGGTCGAGGTACTGCTTCATCGCATCGCTCCCGGATTACTTCGTTGCTGCCGCGAGCGGCTGCGGCTGCAGCGTCGGCTGGCGGCGCGACCACAGCAGCCAGTACAGGCCCAGCGCGATCAGCGGCAGGCTCAGCACCTGGCCCATCGTCAGCCAGCCGAAGGCGAGATAGCCCAGCTGTTCGTCCGGCACGCGCACGAATTCGACGAGGAAGCGGAAGCAGCCGTACAGCAACGCGAACAGGCCCGACACCGCATAGCGCGGACGCGGCGTGCGCGAGAACCACCACAGCACCGCGAACATCACCAGCCCTTCGAGGAGGGCCTGGTACAGCTGCGAGGGATGGCGCGCGAAACGCTCGAGCGCACCGCTGGCGAACTCGGCCTGGATGCGCTCCATCGTGTAGTCCTTGAACTCCGGCGCGCGCGGGAACACCACGCCCCAGCCGGCTTCGGTGTACTTGCCCCACAACTCGCCGCCGATGTAGTTGCCCAGGCGTCCGAAACCGAGCCCCGGCGGCACCAGCGGCGCGAGGAAATCGACCGTGTCCATCAGGTGCAGGCGGTGCTTGCGCGACCACCACCATGCGGCGGCGACGACGCCGATCAGGCCACCGTGGAAACTCATGCCGCCTTCCCAGATGCGGAACAGCATCAGCGGGTCGTGCAGCAGCTGGCCGAAGGAATAGAAGAAGACGTAGCCCAGTCGCCCGCCGAGCACGACACCGAGCATCGCGTAGAACAGCAGATCGCCGTAGGCCTGGTCGTCGACGCCGGGCAGGCGTCCGGCGCGCACGCGCATCCGGCCGAGCCACCAGGCCATGCCGAATCCGAGCAGGTACATGATTCCGTACCAGTGCACCTGCAGCGGGCCGAGGTGGAAGGCGATCGGATCGATCTGGTGCAGGACGGTCATGCGGCGATGCGGCTCCGGACGGCGTGGGGCCTATTGTGCCCGAGGGCGGCAACGGGCGGATTGCGGAAAGCGGGCCGCTACAGGATGTAGGGCAGGTCGGGCAGTTCGTTGACGTCGTGGGCGCCGTCGTCGCGCGGGAAGTGCTGGACCAGCAGGGCCGACAGCGCATCCACGCCGGCCATGACACCCGCTTCGACCTCGCCCGCGCGCAGGCGTTCCTCGATCAGCTGGCACACGCCGCGCCACTGCTCGTCGCTGACGCGCCCGGCGAAGCCGCGGTCGGCGACGATCTCGATGCGATGGTCGGCCAGCAGCAGGTACAGCAGCACGCCGTTGTTGGCGTGGGTGTCCCACACGCGCAGCTGGGCGAACACTTCGTGCGCGCGGTCGCGCGCCTGCGCGCCGGACAGCACCGCGCGCGGCGGCAATGCGGGTTCGACCGCGAAACAGATCTCGCCGGTGTGGCGCAGCTCGCTGTCGGCGATGGCGCGGGTGATCTTCTGCAGGCTCTCGCCCGGGAACAGGCGTTTGGCCGACGGGGCGAACAGGTGCTTGAACAGGCGCATGCGCGGCCTCCTTACCAGCTTCCGGAGGCGCCACCGCCTCCGCTCATGCCGCCGCCACCGCCCCAGCCGCCACCGCCGCCGAAGCCCCCGCCTCCACCAAAGCCACCACCGCCACCCCAACCGCCTCCGCCCCAACCACCGAACCCGCGGTCGCGCGCGTAGCGGCCGGTCGGCAGCGAAGCCAGGCCCATGAAGAATCCCAACGCCGCGCCGAGACCCGCGATCACCACCAGCGAGGAGATCAGCCACGCCACGCCGCCCGCCGCCGCGCCGCCGATCAGCGCGCGCACCGGCGAGGGCGCGCGACCGAAGATGCCGCGTGCGACCTGGGCGACGATGAATGCCACGAACAGGGCGACCAGCCAGCCGCTGCCGCCGCCACCGCCGCGACGTTCGGCCGTGTGGTCGGCCATCGGCGCCGGTAACGGTTCGCCGTCGATCACCTTCACCAGCGCCGCGGTCGCATCGGTGATGCCGCCGGCGAAATCGCCCGCGCGGAATTTCGGCACGAGGTATTCCTGGATCACGCGCGAGGCGATCGCGTCGGGAATCGCGCCTTCCAGGCCGTAACCGACTTCGATGCGCACGCGACGGTCGTTCTTGGCGACCACCAGCAGCACGCCATCGTCCACGCCCTTGCGCCCGATCTTCCACTGTTCGAAGGCACGCACCGCGTACTGGGCGATGTCCTCCGGCTCGGTGGTCGGCACCAGCAGCACCTGCAACTGGCTGCCCTTGCGCTTCTGCAGCGCCAGCGCCTGCGCTTCGAGCTGCTGGCGCGTGGCCGCATCGAGCGTGCCGGTGGTGTCGATGACCGGCGAGCTCAGCTCGGGGATCGGCGCCAACTGCTGCGCCTGCGCAAAAGCGCAGGCGAGCATCAGCACCAGGGCGGTCGCGCATGCGCGCAGCGTTGCGATGAAACGCGGTGCGCTCACGGTGCGGCTCCGCTGGATGTGCGCATCAACCGCGCATCAACCGTTCGACGGCGCCGGCTGTTGCGTCGGCTGCTGCTGCGGTTGCTGCTGCTGCGGCTGGGCCGGCGCGCCGAAGTCGACCTTCGGTGCTTCCTGGATCTGCGCTTCGTTCTCGACGGTGAAGTTGGGCTTGGGCTTGTAGCCGAACATCATCGCGGTCAGGTTGACCGGGAACTGGCGGATGTAGGTGTTGTAGTCCTGCACCGTCTGGATGTAGCGCTGGCGCTCGACCGTGATGCGATTCTCGGTGCCTTCCAGCTGTGCCTGCAGCTGCAGGAAGTTCTGGTCGGCCTTGAGCTGCGGATAGTTCTCGCTGACCACCAGCAGGCGGCCGATGGCGCTCTGCAGTTCGCCCTGCGCCTGCTGGAACTGCGCCAGCGACGCGGGATCTTCGGCATTGACGTTGATGCTGCCCACGCGCGAACGCGCTTCGGTCACCTGCGTCAGCACCTGCTGCTCGTGGCTGGCGTAGCCCTTCACCGTCGCGACGAGGTTGGGCACCAGGTCGGCACGGCGCTTGTAGACATTGAGCACCTGCGACCAGGCGGCCTTCACCGCTTCGTCCTTGCTCTGGATGGTGTTGTAACCGCAGCCGCTCAGCATGGCGACCAGCACGACCAGAACGAACGCTTGCACCAGACGGATCATGGGGGTTTCCTCCGTGACGTTGGCCGGCATTGCATCACCGACCGCGCCGGTGCGCAATGGAGGCTCGGGCAGCGAAGTTACGATCGCGTTAGGCCGCAACGAAAACGGCCCTCCACCAGGGAGGGCCGTCGCGTGTGCGGATGGCGTCGCTGCTTACTCCGGCTGCAGCCGGCGCTGCGCGCGCCGCTTGGCCCACAGGTTGAGGCATTCCACCAGCGCCGAGAAACCCATCGCGCCGTAGATGTAACCCTTCGGGATGTGCAGGGCGAAGCCGTCGAAGATCAGGTACACGCCGACCAGGACGATGAAGGCCAGCGCCAGCATCTTGATGGTGGGGTTGGTGTCGATGAAGTGGCCCAGCGGCTTGGACGCGACCAGCATCACCACGACCGCGAGCAGGATCGCCGCGACCATCACCGGCAGGTGGTTGGCCATGCCGACCGCCGCGATCACCGAGTCCAGCGAGAACACGATGTCGATCACCGCGATCTGGGCGATCACGCCCATGAACGACGCCTTCGGCTTGGTGTGGATGTCCTCTTCCTCGGGCTCGCCGATGATGAGGTCCTTGATCTCCATCGTGCCCTTCACCAGCAGGAACGCGCCGCCGAGGATGAGCACGAGGTCGCGGATCGAGATGCCCAGCCCGAACAGGTTGAACAGCTCGTGGGTGAGTCCGGCCAGCCACGCCAGCGTCATCAGCAGCGCGATGCGGGTCAGGCACGCGACCGCGATGCCGAACTTGCGCGCCTTCTCGCGCTGCGAGTACGGCAGCTTGCTGACCGCGATGGAAATGAAGACGAGGTTGTCGATACCGAGCACGATTTCGATCGCGCTCAAGGTCACCAGGGTGATCCACACCTGCGGATCGGTCAGCATCTCAACCATCAATCGGGTTCCTGAACTTGTAAGACTTCAACGGCACGAATTCGATCACAGCACCCGGGGCAGCAGGATCGCGCCCCAGGTCAGCACCACGTTCATCATCACCACGAACACCGCCGCCGAACCCATGTCCTTGGCGCGACCGGCCAGTTCGTGGAACTCGGGGCCGTAGCGTTCGATGACCGCCTCGACCGCGGAGTTGAGTAGCTCCACGCTGAGCACCAGCAGCATCGAGCCGATCATCAGCACGCGCTCCACCGGGGTCTGCCCGAGCCACCAGCCGACCGGGGCAAGGACCACGAACAGGTAGACCTCCAGGCGGAACGAGGATTCGTGCAGCCACGCGGCGCGAAGCCCCTGCATGGACCACTTGGTCGCCTTGAAGATGCGCGCGGGACCGCGCGGCAGATGACCGAACGCGTCAGCCATGATCGGACTCAGGCGGTCGGCCGGACGGACCGGCCGCACACGGCGATCACCGGCCGGAGGCCGGGTGCGGGCGACGGGGCGCTCGCGGGGTGGTTCGAAGCGACGATCGGCATGGCGGTCGTGGATTGGGAAAGGCGCCGGCGTGCCGCGGCAGGGGGCCGATTTTGCCACAAGGCCCCGGCCACTGCCCCGGCCCCCTGCCATCGGTTGGGCGGGCTGTCATGTCGGCGTAGCGCGTTTTTCGCGTCCCGTTAGCGGCCCCGCGCCTAGCCTGAGCGGCCCGTCCGGAGGTCGCGCCATGTCCCACTGCGCATTGCTGGCCCGCCTGGAGGCCAAGCCCGGCAAGGAAGAGCAGCTCGAACAGTTCCTGCGCAGCGCCCTGCCGCTGGCCGAGGCCGAGCCCGGCACCCGCACCTGGTTCGCCCTGCGCTTCGGACCGAGCTCGTTCGGCATCTACGACACCTTCGACACCGAGGCCGGTCGCCAGGCCCACCTCGACGGCCCCATCGCCGCCGCGCTGATGGCGCGCGCCGACGACCTGCTGTCGCAACCGCCGCAGATCGACCGCGTCGACCTGCTGGCGAGCAAGCTTCCGCACTGACCCGCCCAAGGAGGCGAACATGGCCGTACCCAGCACCCCCGAGGGCTACCACAGCGTCACGCCCTACCTGATCGTCGACGACGCGAGCCGCGCGCTGGACTTCTACCGCGACGCGCTCGGCGCGGAGGAAACCTTCCGCCTGCCGATGGGCGGCAAGATCGGCCATGCGGAAATCCGCATCGGCGATTCAATGCTGATGCTGTCGGATGAATGGCCCGACATGGACGCGTTCGGCCCGAAGCATCGCGGCGGCGCGACGAGCAGCTTCGTGATCTACGTACCCGACGTCGATGCGTCGTTCGACCGCGCGGTCAAGGCGGGCGCGAAGGTCGACCGCCCTGTCGAGAACCAGGCCTGGGGCGACCGCATGGGCACGATCGTCGACCCGTTCGGACACAAGTGGAGCTTCGCCACGCACGTCG
It contains:
- the lgt gene encoding prolipoprotein diacylglyceryl transferase: MTVLHQIDPIAFHLGPLQVHWYGIMYLLGFGMAWWLGRMRVRAGRLPGVDDQAYGDLLFYAMLGVVLGGRLGYVFFYSFGQLLHDPLMLFRIWEGGMSFHGGLIGVVAAAWWWSRKHRLHLMDTVDFLAPLVPPGLGFGRLGNYIGGELWGKYTEAGWGVVFPRAPEFKDYTMERIQAEFASGALERFARHPSQLYQALLEGLVMFAVLWWFSRTPRPRYAVSGLFALLYGCFRFLVEFVRVPDEQLGYLAFGWLTMGQVLSLPLIALGLYWLLWSRRQPTLQPQPLAAATK
- a CDS encoding TPM domain-containing protein yields the protein MRLFKHLFAPSAKRLFPGESLQKITRAIADSELRHTGEICFAVEPALPPRAVLSGAQARDRAHEVFAQLRVWDTHANNGVLLYLLLADHRIEIVADRGFAGRVSDEQWRGVCQLIEERLRAGEVEAGVMAGVDALSALLVQHFPRDDGAHDVNELPDLPYIL
- a CDS encoding TPM domain-containing protein → MLACAFAQAQQLAPIPELSSPVIDTTGTLDAATRQQLEAQALALQKRKGSQLQVLLVPTTEPEDIAQYAVRAFEQWKIGRKGVDDGVLLVVAKNDRRVRIEVGYGLEGAIPDAIASRVIQEYLVPKFRAGDFAGGITDATAALVKVIDGEPLPAPMADHTAERRGGGGGSGWLVALFVAFIVAQVARGIFGRAPSPVRALIGGAAAGGVAWLISSLVVIAGLGAALGFFMGLASLPTGRYARDRGFGGWGGGGWGGGGGFGGGGGFGGGGGWGGGGGMSGGGGASGSW
- a CDS encoding LemA family protein; protein product: MIRLVQAFVLVVLVAMLSGCGYNTIQSKDEAVKAAWSQVLNVYKRRADLVPNLVATVKGYASHEQQVLTQVTEARSRVGSINVNAEDPASLAQFQQAQGELQSAIGRLLVVSENYPQLKADQNFLQLQAQLEGTENRITVERQRYIQTVQDYNTYIRQFPVNLTAMMFGYKPKPNFTVENEAQIQEAPKVDFGAPAQPQQQQPQQQPTQQPAPSNG
- a CDS encoding TerC family protein, with the translated sequence MMVEMLTDPQVWITLVTLSAIEIVLGIDNLVFISIAVSKLPYSQREKARKFGIAVACLTRIALLMTLAWLAGLTHELFNLFGLGISIRDLVLILGGAFLLVKGTMEIKDLIIGEPEEEDIHTKPKASFMGVIAQIAVIDIVFSLDSVIAAVGMANHLPVMVAAILLAVVVMLVASKPLGHFIDTNPTIKMLALAFIVLVGVYLIFDGFALHIPKGYIYGAMGFSALVECLNLWAKRRAQRRLQPE
- a CDS encoding diacylglycerol kinase, which encodes MADAFGHLPRGPARIFKATKWSMQGLRAAWLHESSFRLEVYLFVVLAPVGWWLGQTPVERVLMIGSMLLVLSVELLNSAVEAVIERYGPEFHELAGRAKDMGSAAVFVVMMNVVLTWGAILLPRVL
- a CDS encoding putative quinol monooxygenase, giving the protein MSHCALLARLEAKPGKEEQLEQFLRSALPLAEAEPGTRTWFALRFGPSSFGIYDTFDTEAGRQAHLDGPIAAALMARADDLLSQPPQIDRVDLLASKLPH
- a CDS encoding VOC family protein; its protein translation is MAVPSTPEGYHSVTPYLIVDDASRALDFYRDALGAEETFRLPMGGKIGHAEIRIGDSMLMLSDEWPDMDAFGPKHRGGATSSFVIYVPDVDASFDRAVKAGAKVDRPVENQAWGDRMGTIVDPFGHKWSFATHVEDVSPEELKRRMDEWSKQQAGLTT